The Silurus meridionalis isolate SWU-2019-XX chromosome 18, ASM1480568v1, whole genome shotgun sequence genome includes the window ttgtaataattgtgtgtgtgtgtgtgtgtgtgtgtgtgtgtgtgtgtgtgtgtgttacagagtaAACTGGTGATGGAGGGATTTCGGAGCCTGAGGGAAGGCGAGCATGTGGAGTTCACCTTTAAAAGGTCCAGTAAAGGGTTGGAGTCACTCAGGGTAACGGGGCCCGGGGGCGGACCCTGCTCCGGCAGTGAGCGACGCCCTAAAGGCAAGGCCCCGCCCCCGAAACGCAAACCAAAGGGAGACCGGTGAGTCTGCACAGCATCATGGACTAGTTACCATCCATCACTGAAGATTCCTGGATAATTACTAATCACAGATTTATACAATTCTGAGATTTATTGAAGTGATATATATTTCTCACGTGAACGATGCATAATAATACAAGAATAATCACTACCATTTTATTACTGCAGACACGTTACTGTCTGACCCAGAGAAATGTCTActaatcccacacacacacacacacacacttacatagcCTGTTTACAATGGGAATACCAACATGGATCCCTGTACCTTTGCAGGACTTTGCACATGCCTTCCTATAACATTACACTGCACACTGTCCACTTTACACGTGCACTCACATTTGTACTGTTATAACGTTAACTATATAACTTCAacgttttatttatatcttgtGTCTTTGCTTGTTGGATCCCGAGTAGGAATTTCATTAAATGGTGAAGCAGATTGTTTCCTGTCCATATGAAGATAAACTCCTGAATGTTGaatagtaatatataaaatatcaaggaaatttaaaatgtgtatttaaagtgattattgttattttttgaCAAATAGTCCAATattaaaatgtctaattttagaaatgtaaacGTTTGTCCTTCTggactttttgtttatttgcagtgATGCCATTGATTCAGTTGTTGGTCTGATACCAGTTGCCATGGTGATATTGTGGAGCAATTAACACTTAGATATGGGTTTGTCAGATTgaaactgagtgtgtgtgtgtgtgtgtgtgtgtgtgtgggtgtgtgtgtgtgtgtgttgtacattgGTCAAGTCGATTTGtgttgacatttaaaaaaaacccaacatgcATGTTTTCTCTcagaaaaatgtgtgaaattatatttgaaatattttaatggtatttttatataataagatTTCAAGTCATGAGTTTTGTAGAATTGTGTAGAATTGTGCAGCATGTGAGAGTAAAACATGCTTCAGTGTAGCAGGTGATTCAGTTTTATTCGATGAGGCTGTGAATCAGAAGCCTGGTGCTCTGTACAGCatctgttactgtgtgtgtgtgtgtgtgtgtgtgtgtgtgtgtgtgtgtgtgtgtgtgtgtgtgtgtgtgtgtgtgtgtgtgtctgagtgcaGTTGGACTGGACTCGCCCAGAAATAGGCACATGGTGGGTGTTGATGCTTCATCGTGTTTTCTctcaattttattttctgttactttctcacacacacacacacacacacacacacacacacacacacacacacacacacaccattaatgCAGCATCTTATGGATAAtaatattatcaaaataataagaaaaaaataataaaaaatagataaaattgTGCACATTTCATACAAATTGTGTCCAAATGTTTCTTCAAAATCTTCCAAAAATAAGGTAAATTTTTCTTAAACATTATATTACgatatataaatgtttacatttgggTTAAATTTCCCACATGTTGCTTTATAACTTTAATTTTGCTGTTTGTGGGCGGGGCTGTGTTTGAATACAGATTCTGATGTCACAATATAATCTCGAGTAAATAAGACAATCATGGTGAAAATTATAATTTCGATTTTATTGCTATTTTTGAATGGAATATTGTGTTTAATTACAATTAACGATAAAAACAAAgtctctttgtttgttttttttgtcaaaaacaaGAAGTTTAGACTTACCCTTGAGTCCTTGTTTTTATCGTAAATTGTAATTAAACACAATATTCCattcaaaatgacatttttgaccCTCTGATTTGTTCCAGTGAACACTGCGCTTAGCTCGCAGTCTGATCGCGATGATCTGATGGTAACGTTATAGTCTGACAGTTAATAAATCAGCGAGAAATTGATGATGCACATCCTGATTCGTGATTAATAGCTAGCTGATATTGTATTTGCAGTAAGTGTTTTTTCCCTCATCGGGTTCAATTTGATACAGTATTCATCTAAAATGGTCCGATTTTTGTGCTTTCTGTTATATGTGCAGATGAAATGTCAGTGTTCAGGGTAAAGTCGTGGCtctggaaggttgtgagttgaAACCTTTGTACTTAAATATTTAGTAGTGACAGACGTCTCATGTGAGCGTTTTTGAGGTTAACAATGTTGATCCTGCACTGCCCCCTTCAGGACAAAGCTGCTGTGCGACCACATTGATAACAACTGTACtgttgtaaaatatattatttttagatttatcCGTATATTTGCAAACATTGAGGATAAAACGTATTGATTTAATAGAATAAATTCCTTGTTAAAATTCCAGGTTTTTTGGGACAAACCATTGATTTTAtggctttaataataaaatcgcTATTACATAATTTCAGTAAGTAagttaataattgaataaaataatgtcATTAAATGCACTGCTGATTTTGACATGCGAAATGAAAAGTCGATGATTTAAACATCTgtttaatagaaataaagaaataaaccacTTGATTGATAAATTCGAGGAAAATGCCAATTTAATAGACTATTATATCTTCACCATAAtgttaatataacattttattattaaaacatctGTAACATTTCTTACACTGTTGTTGCAGCCTTTTAAAAATTAGATATATATATTCCttgattaaaattataatacatCCAGATTATATTTGATAAATATTAGACTGTGTATTACAGGTTTTACTTCTACTCcggtaattatttttttcctcagtagATCACtgaaaaaatgttaaacagcacatggagaaagaaaaagttttttatttacacgtgtatttttctgtctgtaatgttcattattaatacAAGTTCCTAGTTATTAATAAACTCAACAAAACTGCAGGGAAATAAagaatgaacattttatttctgtccacacacacacacacacacacacacacacacacacacacacacacacacacacactctcacacacacacacacacacacacacacacacacacacacacacacacacacacacacacacacacacacacacacacacacacacacacacacaaaatctgttCTGTTGGTCTATATTTAGATGATGATGTCACTCCCCATGTGCCGTGGCAACAGCAGGCTCCATGGTAACGCATATGAAGCAGAAGTGGCTGTATGTGACGTTTGATATAGAATCACTATAACAATGATGTGATGAAGGGAAGATCCTGTTTCCACCACagagttgatttattttcttaaaacagCATAAAGAGCATCAATGTGTTTTATACATGGACTTTATATGTTTTTAGTTTCTTCTAATACTGTGGAAATTTCACTTTTGTGACTGTTACTGCTTTGGCAGTTGTAAAGCACTTTCACTGGAGACTGCGTCTCTAAATGGttcataaatgtgtgtttgtttgttagctGGGAAAGTCCCAGTGAAGGAGCTGTTACTAAAGAAATAATAACGTTCATAACAAATCCAGTGATATACTGagactcattctctctctctctctctctctctctctctctctctctctctctctctctttctgtgtagGTGTTATAACTGTGGAGGTCTGGACCACCATGCTAAAGAGTGCAGTTTGCCACCTCAGCCAAAGAAATGCCACTACTGTCAGAGTGTGACCCACATGGTGGCCCAGTGTCCCCACAGGGGGGCAGCATCACCCAGCAGCTCTCAGGATCCCCGTCTGCCCCGAGACGACACCCACTCTTCATCTCCAGAGGACACGCCTCCCACCTCTCAGCGCAGGAGGACGCCTCGAGACTGACTGCAGACTCTAACCTTTGACCTCATTTTGAGAGAGCCTGGATCCAGCATCATCTACCTCACACGCTCGAGGAACAAGGGAGGTCCTCGCTTCCTGCGCAGCTATGGCTATGGCAACagccgcgtgtgtgtgtgtgtgtgtgtgtgtgagagagagagaagacccTGACTTTTTGCCCTCTATGCAACTATTGCACAGGTTATCAGGGGGTAactgagtgtctgtgtgtgtgtgtgtgtgtgtgtgtgtgtgtgtgtgtgtgtgaagtgggAGATCAAAATCCGTAGTCATCACGTAAACCTCATGCCGTCTTCAAGCTGCTAATTTCGATCAAACTGCTATCACGAGTTACGGAGTTACAATcaacgtttttctttttaaacatggaCATTCCCTGTTTAAAAACTCAAATCAATCCGCTTTAATGAACCAGGCTGCTCGTGAGCGTCGACCAAAAGCACGGGCTACacgctaatgctaatgctaatgctgcAGCTACAGAACAACCAATTGGAACAATTTACCGCCGAGTCATCAGTAACACACTGGTCGATTtgaaaacatgggaaaaaaaacccaatatatTTTATCCGgtattttttggtttttggttttacACTCAAAGTTTGGATCAAAGTTTGTCGACATGGAAATTGTTGTGATCACATGACAATCACACAGCAACGTTTTCTGTTCACCTAAAGTGCGTTTTAACATGAAAGCAGTTTGAAGTATCCACTTACACCGAAACCGGAGCGAATCGGAAAAAAGAcgaacatttaaaaataagatgcgtttttttaaatatcgtCTGTGCTTTGCAAATGCAGTTCATGTCAAAGTTGCTGAATTCACAATcatttttctgcatttaaagAAATCAGGTGGAACTAATTAATcgttaaaatttaaattaattgaaGTTAATCCTTTTAATACTAGTAAAATAACTCGGCTTTGAGCTTTAATCTGTGAACGAAgccaaagtgtgtgtgaatgtgcggAGGTTGTGTGAGTTTCTCTCGAGGATTATTGGTGAATTCCAGCTGTTCCAAACTCATGGCTTTACATAGACATAAACGTCTAAAGGCATTAGATCAATAGTGTGGggttgttttgttgcatggtgACCGACAGTACCGACGCTTAAACCTTAATATATGTCcttaaaaaattatatgaaaaaatatgtatataaaagctAGATAACTGAAATAGTTTCTTTTCTAGCTGTGGCATTGAGTCATTCAGTCTCAGCCGAGACACGATCacagacccatttcaattaaattcatagCTAGAGACTGGCGTTAATATAAATGAACAGAGAACATAAATATGACTCCTCACTAGCATGATAGTTACCTAATGTTTTCCATTGATCCATCGCTCTTGTCCACACGTTTACGGAAAATGtcgcctttttttatttcagacacacaaataaGGATTGAAATGAGCACAGCAGCCCAGTAGGTGGCGATGGTCATAAATCGTTCAGTCCAGCGCCTCGAGAATAACAGGATTTGCGTAAATGCAGTCTTCAAGCACCACAAAATCCTTCACATGAATCTTACTGTCAGGCCGAACTCCACCACAGCGATCATGCTAAGGGCTAAAAGTGACATTTAATGGCACAATATCGGAAATGTCTGCGCACAAAAGAACCACGTTTCAGTCCGAcctttttctaaatgtttacattttaacacgTTTTTATTAGTGACTCACAAACCCCTATATAAACTGCTCTGTCTGTAGATGTGTGGAGACTGGGACTGCTTCCTTTAGACAGGGACATGGAACTGATCATGCGTGACACTAAGACAGACCAGTGTCTGATGATGACAGTCAGCCGGTTGCACCTGTACGTCTGCTTTGAATCATTTACTCTGTGAACTCTCAGCCAATGGGATTTCATACATGAAGTAGCTTTTTAGAACTGGACTGTGATGACGTGTGTGAAGGAGCTTCAGTGTCAATCTCAATAACGATACTCTGACTCATCATGAACGCCATCCTGTCTCTCTTAACACGCGGCCCAtattgaggagtgtgtgtgtgtgtgtgtgtgtgtgtgtgtgtgtgtgtgtgtgtgtttgcgtgcagTTTCAcccagagagagaaacacagtgcTGCTTTTCATAATCACTTGAACTGGCACAAAAAAAACGTGTGCAACTGCGACGCCTCTCCTCTGACCACACTGAATGTGAAAAGTTCTTGAACTCGCAGCTGGTTCcataaacctttttaaaaaaaatttttattttggaaaacattttgtGTCGACAAATccaacatttacacacagcataccgtattttccagaatATAAGACTTGATGCGCTAATTTtttcgtatttatttattctttttctgcCGTTAGCTTTGCGCTACCATATAAATACTAATAACGTTTACAAAACTCACTAATGGAATTCCGTCATCAAAGGAATCCAGTGAATAGGAGCGTTAGCACACTAGAAGGACatttacaaaagcacacactATCTATCTCTTTGACGTGCTGGACACCTCAGATACCTCGCTTTTCATCAAAGCACTATACTATCAAATGTTTTGAGAGGAAGCTCACAAGACTTGTATTTAGCTTGAGTCTGGAAGTAATCTTGGATAGCTTGTTACTGTTTTTACCCCTGTTTGTGTCCAATTAGTATTTTTCTCAAAAGTCGCTGTTGTGACATTAAAGCGAATTTGTTCTGCGCTCTAGCTAGCTTCCATCGTGTTCAGATATTGTTAAAAGTCTGGTACATTCGGTCAAAAGATTTAGAGGAAGAGGATATTTGAATAGCATTTTAGTATTTCAAGAATGGACGAGACCAACTAGAGCCCCTAGGAGTTAGTGATTAGCTAACAATTGTTTATGTTTTCagcatttttaaaatgacatttatgtGAACTAGCTAGCTAAAGTTATTTCTCGGCGCTAGTTAGCTATTAATCTTGCAAGGTGTCGCTTGACTGACATGAAAGAACCATTCGATTAAGTTCAGACTTGCAAACTAATATTTATCTCGTACATCAGGTAGCTTGCTCCAGAGCGActtctggaaaatacggtatacgTACTGgttttataaagaataaatcaGCTCTATTTTGGTATAGATGTTTATACCAAAGATGACAACTGTGCTGAAGTCATGT containing:
- the lin28b gene encoding protein lin-28 homolog B isoform X2; the encoded protein is MAEGRPGGDTAKCPGQEERSPGQVLAGSGYCKWFNVRMGFGFISMTHSEGRSVEPPLDVFVHQSKLVMEGFRSLREGEHVEFTFKRSSKGLESLRVTGPGGGPCSGSERRPKGKAPPPKRKPKGDRCYNCGGLDHHAKECSLPPQPKKCHYCQSVTHMVAQCPHRGAASPSSSQDPRLPRDDTHSSSPEDTPPTSQRRRTPRD
- the lin28b gene encoding protein lin-28 homolog B isoform X1 — encoded protein: MYLNTHLVRRKMGISMFRPHTLCVCVCVMSFQPSKTPCCCRSTSLSSVFALFDPVGRPGGDTAKCPGQEERSPGQVLAGSGYCKWFNVRMGFGFISMTHSEGRSVEPPLDVFVHQSKLVMEGFRSLREGEHVEFTFKRSSKGLESLRVTGPGGGPCSGSERRPKGKAPPPKRKPKGDRCYNCGGLDHHAKECSLPPQPKKCHYCQSVTHMVAQCPHRGAASPSSSQDPRLPRDDTHSSSPEDTPPTSQRRRTPRD